A genome region from Tolypothrix sp. PCC 7712 includes the following:
- a CDS encoding response regulator encodes MQTKRILIIDDEETIQTVVQFGIKMAAGWEVFTASSGFEGIQAAQTAKPDAILLDVMMPDMDGIATFKELQSHSETEQIPVILLTAKAQTAEKRQFNDLGVSGVITKPFNSLDLPEQISRILHW; translated from the coding sequence ATGCAGACCAAGCGGATTTTAATTATTGATGACGAAGAAACCATCCAAACTGTTGTGCAATTTGGTATCAAGATGGCTGCTGGATGGGAAGTTTTCACTGCTAGTTCTGGTTTTGAAGGCATCCAAGCTGCCCAAACGGCAAAACCGGATGCAATTTTGTTGGATGTGATGATGCCAGATATGGATGGTATTGCTACCTTTAAAGAACTCCAGTCTCATTCCGAAACAGAACAAATTCCGGTGATTTTGTTAACTGCCAAAGCCCAAACAGCAGAAAAGCGCCAATTTAATGATTTGGGAGTTAGCGGTGTCATTACCAAACCCTTTAATTCCCTGGATCTACCAGAGCAAATAAGTAGAATTCTCCATTGGTAG
- a CDS encoding phycobilisome protein, translating into MTQAQLSEKVRELIKKARIVSFATWQNTHSAEAIELFQAADDQGRYLTDEDLQQIQQLGSANTALIPVSKELRDRVHEIVDEARSQVLATFPNITQPGGGLYPAVRADACWRDFWHFLRCITYGIAGQHTDYTSSEGLRYMQLLYQELQVPLDAMVVGLEGIKTASLKRVEPEQQAMVAPYFEHLIEQLKQFR; encoded by the coding sequence GTGACTCAGGCACAATTAAGTGAAAAAGTTCGAGAACTGATTAAAAAAGCCAGGATTGTCAGTTTTGCTACTTGGCAAAATACCCATTCAGCAGAGGCTATTGAGCTATTCCAGGCGGCTGACGACCAAGGACGGTATCTTACTGATGAAGATTTGCAGCAGATTCAGCAACTGGGATCGGCAAATACAGCACTTATTCCCGTAAGTAAGGAGTTACGCGATCGCGTCCATGAAATTGTCGATGAAGCCAGAAGCCAGGTATTAGCTACATTCCCCAACATTACCCAACCTGGTGGTGGACTCTACCCCGCAGTCAGGGCCGATGCCTGCTGGCGTGATTTTTGGCACTTCTTACGCTGTATTACTTACGGTATTGCTGGTCAGCATACCGACTATACAAGCTCTGAAGGATTGCGCTATATGCAACTCTTGTATCAAGAATTGCAAGTACCTTTAGATGCAATGGTTGTGGGGCTAGAAGGCATTAAAACTGCCAGTTTAAAGCGAGTAGAACCAGAGCAGCAAGCAATGGTTGCCCCTTATTTTGAACATTTGATTGAGCAATTAAAACAATTTCGCTAA
- a CDS encoding DUF1838 family protein yields MNNSEDYIVNNLDFYRNHHGQQLYYRWEGEVFWQETGEHQREKLFSIIGMNATKVFIRPDSELGQVGYRINRELGLFCDPQTQEILHTWQPSSTRPAVAIVHIANRIVQGAVRPKTTVIPQGQDYVTSVVEIPLTYPHPLAADPQYRDYCPGETFNGTEYFTSHIARPGVKNLPPATWARDCPWLPWMKLGYGHPARLRFETTTTRVESFEQLHPNLIKLIRAQVPIYEFTPDQSNEANMTSTLYFKQHFDAYLKGERFPIPERV; encoded by the coding sequence ATGAACAATTCCGAAGACTACATAGTTAATAACCTAGATTTCTATAGAAATCATCATGGTCAGCAGCTTTATTATCGCTGGGAGGGAGAAGTCTTTTGGCAAGAGACAGGCGAACATCAACGGGAGAAATTATTCTCGATTATTGGGATGAATGCAACTAAAGTTTTCATTCGTCCCGATTCTGAGTTGGGCCAGGTGGGTTATCGGATCAATCGAGAGTTGGGTTTGTTTTGCGATCCGCAGACCCAAGAAATCCTGCATACATGGCAACCCAGTTCGACTCGTCCGGCTGTAGCGATTGTACATATTGCCAATCGCATAGTGCAGGGGGCTGTGCGACCGAAAACGACGGTCATCCCCCAAGGACAAGATTATGTTACCTCTGTTGTAGAAATTCCCCTCACCTATCCTCATCCATTAGCAGCAGATCCTCAATATCGAGATTATTGTCCCGGTGAAACCTTTAATGGCACAGAATATTTCACCAGCCACATTGCCCGACCAGGGGTGAAGAATCTGCCTCCAGCGACCTGGGCAAGAGATTGTCCTTGGTTACCTTGGATGAAACTGGGCTATGGTCATCCTGCGCGCTTACGATTTGAGACCACAACGACTCGGGTTGAATCCTTTGAACAACTACATCCCAACCTGATTAAACTAATTCGCGCACAAGTGCCAATATATGAATTTACTCCTGACCAGAGTAACGAAGCAAATATGACCAGTACACTGTACTTTAAGCAGCATTTTGACGCTTACCTCAAAGGAGAACGCTTTCCCATTCCTGAACGGGTTTGA